In the genome of Rhodamnia argentea isolate NSW1041297 chromosome 3, ASM2092103v1, whole genome shotgun sequence, one region contains:
- the LOC115748001 gene encoding probable serine/threonine-protein kinase At1g01540, translated as MWLLGFSTARARSFLIIGAILLVILLTIALRKLVVYLDSREDPGGSGDEEKLQDLSKATCSVSCAAVIRTYALEELRCATRNFRVRIGVGATSYVYLAELGDGRFGAVKRVMEERGGSKKMFLDEVSVLLRISHPNLVGLLGFCLEAGEQLLLLEYVPNKSLFDKMHTQRGQSAGTLSWSSRLSIALDIARALDYLHSQADPPIIHRDIKSANVLLIDNDHAKLADFGLCKLGYESYYSQTPCIIKGSFGYVDVNYLKTGHVSPKSDVYSFGVLLLELITGLKSMQGSVTLPEWTEDSRKRKEDEALIKMLDPKLNDDVNMDQLRMLVDIANSTLVDYSEARPEMGHIVHRLSSCMELQFQPELPV; from the exons ATGTGGCTCTTAGGATTCTCCACTGCGAGAGCCAGGAGTTTCTTGATAATCGGAGCGATTCTGCTGGTGATCCTGCTCACCATCGCCCTGAGGAAGCTGGTCGTCTACCTAGATTCCCGGGAAGACCCCGGGGGCAGCGGCGACGAGGAGAAGCTGCAGGACTTGTCGAAGGCCACGTGCTCAGTGAGCTGCGCGGCGGTGATCAGGACGTACGCGCTCGAGGAGCTCAGGTGCGCAACGAGGAACTTCAGGGTCAGGATCGGGGTCGGGGCCACGTCTTACGTGTACCTGGCCGAGCTCGGGGATGGGAGGTTCGGCGCGGTGAAGCGGGTGATGGAGGAGAGGGGAGGGAGCAAGAAGATGTTCTTGGATGAAGTCTCGGTCTTGCTCAGGATCTCTCATCCTAACTTGGTGGGCTTGTTGGGTTTCTGCTTAGAGGCAg GAGAACAACTGCTCCTACTCGAGTATGTTCCAAACAAGAGCTTGTTCGACAAGATGCATACTCAGCGCGGCCAGTCGGCCGGAACGCTCTCCTGGTCGAGCCGCTTGAGCATAGCACTAGATATAGCGCGGGCCCTCGACTACCTCCATTCGCAAGCGGACCCGCCGATCATCCACCGGGACATCAAGTCGGCAAACGTCCTCCTGATCGACAACGACCACGCCAAGCTCGCCGACTTCGGGCTCTGCAAGTTGGGCTATGAGAGCTACTATTCCCAAACTCCGTGCATCATCAAGGGCTCCTTCGGTTACGTCGACGTGAATTACCTGAAGACGGGCCACGTGTCGCCTAAGAGCGACGTGTACAGCTTCGGAGTTCTCCTGCTCGAGCTAATCACCGGGCTGAAATCAATGCAAGGCTCAGTGACGTTGCCCGAGTGGACCGAAGATAGCCGGAAGCGCAAAGAAGACGAGGCATTGATCAAAATGTTGGATCCGAAACTGAACGACGATGTCAATATGGATCAACTGAGGATGTTGGTTGACATCGCTAATTCGACTTTGGTGGATTATTCTGAAGCTAGACCTGAGATGGGCCACATCGTGCATAGGCTTTCCAGTTGCATGGAACTACAATTTCAACCAGAATTACCTGTTTAA